The DNA region acacacacacacacacacacacacacacacatgactagcAGAAGCCCAGGAAGCACATCCATTAACAGGATGGCTGGCGGAACGGAAGAGGTGTGTGTTGAGAGACTGTTCAAACTGATCACATGATGGACTGAGAAGGGCCGTTCGTTCCACACCACTGGGCCGAGACAGGAGACGGAGCGCTGACCTTGACCTCCCATGCtgtccctcacacccactccttgGTTCAGTCTGCCGCAGAGTCAGCGCCGGCAGTCTTCAGGCAGCTATCGAAGTTACATCTCCAGGAGGTCaagcaccagaggagaccctgcactgaatGCCAATCTGGATACTAGTTATTGACAAGAGCGATAAAGCGAAgttcccttgtgcagcatgcacttggtgcacatAACAGgaccaacagcaacaagagagttgaCCCTGGCAAAAATTTACATCCACTCGtgtaatatgcatgtgtgtgtgtgtgtgtgtgtgcacacgtcacTAAAGCCTTACTGAAGGAGACGGGGGAAAAATTATGAGTGACTAAGCAGAGGTAgttagctgtcagtcggctctagccacATTAGCAGCATGTTACACAAACAGCCCCCATGTTTGTAAAATGCTGTGAGCTTTGGTCTCTTGACTGAGGAAAGGCACTGTTTAGTTATCAGtaacaatggtaatgataatgaattaATGAAAATTTTAAATggtattaataatttttttaaatgatgatgattataataatatatttttttataatgataatgatgataaaagtaataatgacaagagtaataacgataataattatataatagCAAGTAAAAATtaaattagtttcagtttcagtatctcaaggaggcgtctttgcattcggacaaatccatatatatatatatacgctactccacgtctgttaggcagatgcctgatcagcagcataacccaacgcatttagtcaggccttgaatgcatgcatatatatatgttaaaattTTGTGTAACTATCAGtgcggatttcttccacagaattttgccagaggacaacactctcgttgccatgggttgtttttttagtcCATCAAgagcatgctccacacgggacttcggtttatcgactagacgctcagtttgattttccagtcaaacttgggagaaagggcgagagtgggattcaaacccagaccctcacgcactctctgtattggcagatgaacatcttaaccattctgccacctcccttgcACTTAATTGAATAAAAAGAATTCAatcacaggaacaggtgtcgagatggctgccggaaaaaaagggtgctagccagggggacaaaggggacgttacctacttctgggaggttatcggccgtagtactttcattttctccgcataggcggatagtagtttccacaggacaggaatgtcagacccctgccggagtctgcactagttgggtcatggtaagtatgttatttaaacgtaattttagatagaaaatttcctattaaaAACTTAGTAATAGTaactttaatgatgatgatagtaatgataataatagataaagaTATAAATCAAGAATATAATCAttttaatgataacaacaaagttGACGTGACGACCCCTTGGCGTGCAGGGTCACACCATCGGCGCGGCCATGACCGGCAGCGGAGGGGGAGGTCACCAGCAGCAGCCGCAGGAGGTGGCGCCAGTGCAGGTGCAGTCAACACCCCAGCAGCAGGTGTACAACCCATGCCAGAGGGAGCTGCAGCAGTTCCTGGACTGCGCCCAGGGCCAGTCCGATGTCTCCCTCTGCGCCGGCTTCAACGAGGCGCTACGGCAGTGCAAGCTGCAGTACGGTGAGTGGCGGGGTGGAGTTCCTGCCTGTTGGAGacgttggtttttgtgtgtgttttttgttgttgttttctttacagtAGTGTGGCATGTacatggatctgtctgcacactCTGGATCTGTCTGCACACTCTGGATCTGTCCATACACTCTGGACCTGCTCCCACATGCTGGACCTGCTCCCACACGCTGGACCTGTCCGAACTCTCAGGATCTGTCCGTCCATACGGTCTGGATCTGTCCACATGCTCTGGATCTGTCTGCACTGTGGATCTGTCCGTCCGCATGCTCTGGATCTGTCCCCACACACTGGATCTGTCCGTCCGCACGCTCtggatctgtccacacactcTGGATCTGTCCATCTGCTTGCTCTGGATCTGTCCCCACACTCTGGATCTGTCCACATGCTGTGGATCTGTCTGCACTGTGGATCTGTCCGTCCGCACGCTCTGGATCTGTCCCCACACACTGGATCTGTCCGTCCGCACGCTCtggatctgtccacacactcTGGATCTGTCCAGCCACACACTCTGGAT from Babylonia areolata isolate BAREFJ2019XMU chromosome 12, ASM4173473v1, whole genome shotgun sequence includes:
- the LOC143288325 gene encoding coiled-coil-helix-coiled-coil-helix domain-containing protein 2-like — its product is MPRRGRSSPMASRPPPPAPRRPMSTAPAYAPPAAPAPAAPMAPKQPGLFAQMATTAAGVAVGSAVGHTIGAAMTGSGGGGHQQQPQEVAPVQVQSTPQQQVYNPCQRELQQFLDCAQGQSDVSLCAGFNEALRQCKLQYGVQQA